GCATCTCGGGCAATCTTTCCTAACTCCTCTTCCATCGACGCCTTACTCCGCTTTTGCGCATACAGGTGTTCGTCGAGGTAAATCAGAAAGTTGGACGCAATATTCCGGGTATTGACAATATAGGTATCTTTCTGGTTATCAACGTAATTCGAACTTATGACGCCCAGAATAATGAGGATCACGAATATCAGCGGCAGAAAAAAGGCTAGATTCAACAGGATCTGAATCCGGGTTGAATAATTGATATTGAATTTGGAGAATCGATAATTGATCGCATAGAAGGCAATGACCAGAATGACCGTCAGCACCAGCAACAGATACAGAAATGAGAAATTGGAAAAGATATTCCGAAATGGGTACTCCGGCGACGATACCACTACAACACGCCCATTCTGGCCTCTTTGTGCAATGTGCTGATAATGATTACTCGAAATTCCGGTTGTAAACAAAGCCGGATTATTCAGCAGCGAAAGTTCAAGCTGCCGGTCATAGTTGTAATTTCCGGGAGAGCTGTACCAAAGCTTATACTTTACTGGCCCAGCCGATGCTTTACCCAGGTCGGGGCCTGTAAAAAAGGCATAGCTGTATTCCTGGGTATCCTGGTTTTGGGTAAACTTTGTATCGACCAGCAGCCCAGGATACACGCCTTTAGGCCGTTCTTTTCGAAGCCGCAGGTCAAGTACAACGTATCCTAAGGTGTCAGATGATGACGTTCCTGATTGGTTAACTGAATTCGCTGGTGACATCGACCGAAGAATCGGCACAAAGCACACGTATTGTTTTACAAACTGGTTATCTGCTTCACTGACAAAGTAAATACCTGCATACTCCGTTTTATAAGCCTCCTGACGATACCGGGCTGTCAGCGACGAAAGCGACACAGGATCAGGGCTAATATCGAGAGGCCGACCATTCGACCGAAACGAAAACACCTCAATATCGTACTTATCGAAATATTTGTCTAGATGTAAACTTTTCACCCGATGTTGGATGCGCTCACGAACCAGGAGCGTATCGGTTCGCAGCGCACGACCAATTTCCGCATCCTTCTGAATCGACTCCTGTGCTTTACTCATTAAGAATTCGCCAAATACGTCGTTTTCGGCCAGAAGCTGGGCAGCAAATTGCTGTTCATGACTTAGCTGTTTCCGAATCTCCTGATTATAAACGACGTACGATGTCATCACCGCGCAAATGAATGCCGCCAGAAACAGATAGATGGATGTTTTATAGCGAAATGTATAAAGCGTTTTGGGTAACTGACTTACATAGACAACCAGAAAATAAATACCATTCAGCAGAAATACGGGCTCCAGAGCACCACCTACCAATAACCAGATACCTGCGCTTAATACGGAACCAGCCATGATCAATGACAGGCCGATGCCAACATGATTAATGCGGTTATAGCGTAAAAACAGGCTGGCAAGCAAATGGGTAACCAGAAAATAAATACAGGATATGATGATGAAGACAACCAGGCAAGCAATCTTCAGAAATGAAAAATGGATATTAAGCGTAATATCAAGCGTAAACTGCGACTTTTCGTAGATATTGGTCAGCTCTATGTAGCATAGCGTAAATGCCACATAACTGAGCACAACACAGGCTACTGATACTACAAGTTTTAGCCACTGGGGCTGATTTAGCAGCCAGACATAGAACTGAGAACGGAAATAGTACCTCACCCAGTAAAAAGCCAGAATGGCCATTACGAGCGCATTAAGCAGCAAATCGCCCAAAGACGGAACCAATATCGAGGACGCGTAATATTTAGGGTTGAACAGGTCCGATTCGATGAACAAAAACGGAACCCCGAAGAAAAGCATAACGGCCCGCAGAAGTAGCAGATACGTTGCCAACGCCACAAATCCCCATTCATAACGTCGTTTTTTCCGGAGTCGGACCATAAGTTGTAACACATACAACCCCAGGAAAATAACTCCCAGTGTAGCCAGAATAACCGTGTTGACGGGTGTTGAATGGTTCCGATAGGCATCGACTTTAGGCGGTACTACCGAAAATAGAAAGGCTGACGTGTTGTCGTAGATAGCCTCGTATGTATTGAGTCGTTTGTCCGTAACGGCCTGTGGGTCAAGCGAAAATATATCTGGGTTGTACCCCGACTGTAAATAGGCATTATTGCTGTGATAATACCGATGGATAGTCACCAATGAATATACGTCCAGCACATTACCTCCAGTTGCAAGACGACGATGACTGACCACAAAACGGCCTTGCTCAAAGTCAATTAATTTCGGTATGGTTGTTACGACCGATAACTGGCCATAATCGGGCACAAACCGATAATCCGACCAATACTCTAATCGACCGTCGCGAAAGACAAAGAATGGGTAGTAAGAAGGTAGCTTAAAA
This window of the Spirosoma aerolatum genome carries:
- a CDS encoding sensor histidine kinase; the protein is MKRIEKHIFLLLAAVTIGCSVLYFLFLEQNEPGATDEQYLSAVQQRVKEEMQVSTSELDSVSALLVRSPKPTFTDYFKLPSYYPFFVFRDGRLEYWSDYRFVPDYGQLSVVTTIPKLIDFEQGRFVVSHRRLATGGNVLDVYSLVTIHRYYHSNNAYLQSGYNPDIFSLDPQAVTDKRLNTYEAIYDNTSAFLFSVVPPKVDAYRNHSTPVNTVILATLGVIFLGLYVLQLMVRLRKKRRYEWGFVALATYLLLLRAVMLFFGVPFLFIESDLFNPKYYASSILVPSLGDLLLNALVMAILAFYWVRYYFRSQFYVWLLNQPQWLKLVVSVACVVLSYVAFTLCYIELTNIYEKSQFTLDITLNIHFSFLKIACLVVFIIISCIYFLVTHLLASLFLRYNRINHVGIGLSLIMAGSVLSAGIWLLVGGALEPVFLLNGIYFLVVYVSQLPKTLYTFRYKTSIYLFLAAFICAVMTSYVVYNQEIRKQLSHEQQFAAQLLAENDVFGEFLMSKAQESIQKDAEIGRALRTDTLLVRERIQHRVKSLHLDKYFDKYDIEVFSFRSNGRPLDISPDPVSLSSLTARYRQEAYKTEYAGIYFVSEADNQFVKQYVCFVPILRSMSPANSVNQSGTSSSDTLGYVVLDLRLRKERPKGVYPGLLVDTKFTQNQDTQEYSYAFFTGPDLGKASAGPVKYKLWYSSPGNYNYDRQLELSLLNNPALFTTGISSNHYQHIAQRGQNGRVVVVSSPEYPFRNIFSNFSFLYLLLVLTVILVIAFYAINYRFSKFNINYSTRIQILLNLAFFLPLIFVILIILGVISSNYVDNQKDTYIVNTRNIASNFLIYLDEHLYAQKRSKASMEEELGKIARDANIDINLFDAQGKLYTSTRPIIYERGYLSKRINPEAYNHIIEDKENQVLLDESLGTLNYRTAYASIKSYDGHLLGVLSIPYFYAQPELDRKIIEVIATSLSIFTALFLFFLILSYFASHMLTKPLRLLTQKIRKTNLERPNDPLPWQSDDEIGLLIREYNRMLLKLEESKQALAQTEKQSAWREMAKQIAHEIKNPLTPMKLTLQHLQRTFPNNGKDTAGLNGDPSRKVILRTFDSLLDQIDNISDIANSFTEFAKMPMPKKEEFEVTGVFNKTADLYADDKRITLRRESVEGPIMVVGDRQFMGRIMTNLLINAIQSVPTDRKPVIDLKLSTSSDSVLIEVHDNGVGIPETIRNKVFLPNFSTKGGGSGLGLWIAKRGVEHAGGSIWFETDEGVGTSFFVSMPLAGAPGLGVGANVNY